From the Coturnix japonica isolate 7356 unplaced genomic scaffold, Coturnix japonica 2.1 chrUnrandom488, whole genome shotgun sequence genome, one window contains:
- the LOC116652625 gene encoding leukocyte receptor cluster member 9-like, giving the protein MGINRDQWVSMGPSGHAPLSPAPFWPRPFSRPRTFGHAPFCSAPFLAPPLFGPAPFWLRPFLAPPPFWPRPLRPLPGSDPEPTAQNDQNHGPGPGSEPMDPEPEPEPTPGPEPGPAGSTRGPEEPVPEVRFGAAVPVPVPVSCCRWFLEGRCRFGSRCRNLHPGSAQPEPEPNRDEPETNPEPETNRDEPEPEGKKPPLRRAADVLNRIRWDPALEPGFGSVQYRDRFRGLVERPMSDLYHGPLCDAGPDELPVPEHRIQRIRYRGNVVWDRKNRIDHVFGTGSGGEKRDLAGNGERGDEY; this is encoded by the coding sequence atggggatcaatagggatcaatgggtttcaatggggCCCTCTGGCCACGcccctttaagccccgcccccttttgGCCCCGCCCCTTTTCCAGGCCCCGCACTtttggccacgcccccttttgCTCCGCCCCCTTTCTGGCTCCGCCCCTTtttggccccgcccccttttgGCTCCGCCCCTTtctggccccgccccctttctggccccgccccctccgccCTTTACCCGGTTCCGACCCGGAACCAACAGCCCAGAACGACCAGAACCACGGACCCGGACCCGGTTCTGAGCCCATGGAcccggaaccggaaccggaaccgacCCCCGGCCCGGAGCCGGGACCAGCCGGTTCGACCCGCGGCCCCGAGGAGCCGGTACCGGAAGTTCGGTTCGGTGCCgcggttccggttccggttccggtcTCTTGTTGCCGTTGGTTCCTGGAGGGTCGGTGCCGGTTCGGGTCGCGCTGCCGGAACCTACATCCGGGATCTGCCcaaccggaaccggaaccgaaCCGGGACGAACCGGAAACGAACCCGGAACCGGAAACGAACCGTGACGAACCGGAACCGGAAGGGAAGAAGCCGCCATTACGCCGCGCCGCCGACGTGCTGAACCGGATCCGTTGGGACCCGGCACTGGAGCCGGGGTTCGGTTCGGTTCAATACCGGGACCGGTTCCGGGGCCTCGTGGAGCGGCCCATGTCCGACCTTTACCACGGTCCGTTGTGTGACGCCGGACCCGACGAGCTGCCGGTACCGGAACATCGGATCCAGCGCATCCGGTACCGGGGGAACGTCGTGTGGGACCGGAAGAACCGCATCGATCACGTGTTCGGAACCGGAAGCgggggggagaaaagggacTTGGCGGGAAACGGGGAGAGGGGTGATGAATATTAA